The Salmo trutta chromosome 6, fSalTru1.1, whole genome shotgun sequence genome has a window encoding:
- the LOC115195779 gene encoding E3 ubiquitin/ISG15 ligase TRIM25-like isoform X2 gives MAQQAVLLDQDQFCCSVCLDLLKEPVTIPCGHSYCRSCIEGCWDQDDLKGIYSCPQCRQTFTPRPDLRKNNMLAEVVEKLKKTGLQAAPPDLCYAGPGDVACDFCTGTRKQKALMSCLVCLVSFCKTHLQPHYSVPGLKKHKLVKASTQLQENICSRHDELLKIYCRTDQNFICCLCMVDDHKGHDTVSAAAERTEKQSQLGMSQQKLQQRIQEREKELKELQQAVESLKHSAQAAVEDSDRIFTELIHSIERRRSELKELIRAQEKAQVSQADGLLEQLEQEIAELRRRNAELEQLSHTEDHIHFLQSYESLSSPSVSSYLPSIVIRPLQYFGGVNKAVSDVREKLEDLLKGEWTKISTTVNSVDVLLPPEPKTREQFLQYSCQLTLDPNTAQKSLSLSEGNNIQTT, from the exons ATGGCTCAGCAGGCAGTtctgctggaccaggaccagttctgttgttctgtctgtctggatctactgaaggagCCAGTCACTATTccctgtggacacagttactgtaggagctgtattgagggctgctgggatcaggatgaTCTGAAGGGGATCTAcagctgtcctcagtgcagacaGACCTTCACTCCAAGGCCTGATCTGAGaaaaaataacatgttggctgaagtggtggagaaactgaagaagacaggactTCAGGCTGCTCCCCCTGATCTGTGctatgctggacctggagatgtggcatgtgatttctgcactgggaccagaaagcagaaagccctcatgtcctgtctggtGTGTCTGGTGTCTTTCTGCAAGACTCACCTCCAGCCTCACTATAGTGTCCCTGGACTaaagaagcacaagctggtcaaagcctCCACACAGCTACAGGAGAACATCTGCTCCCGTCATGACGAACTGCTGAAGAtttactgtcgtaccgatcagAATTTTATCTGTTGTCTGTGTATGGTGGATGAtcataaaggccatgatacagtgtcagctgcagcGGAGAGGACAGAGAAACAG AGtcagctggggatgagtcagcagaagCTCCAGCAGAGAATccaggaaagagagaaggagctgaaggagctccaacaggctgtggagtctcTCAAG CActctgcacaggcagcagtggaggacagtgataggatctttactgagctgatccACTCCATTGAGAGAAGGCGCTCTGAGTTGAAGGAGTTGATCAGAGCCCAGGAGAAGGCTCAAGTGAGTCAAGCTGATGGACTCCTGGAGCAACTGGagcaggagatagctgagctgaggagGAGAAAcgctgagctggagcagctctcacacacagaggatcacatccatttcctccag agttATGAGTCCCTCTCCAGTCCCAGTGTCTCTTCATACTTACCCAGCATTGTTATAcgtcctcttcagtactttggagGTGTGAATAAGGCTGTTTCTGATGTcagagagaaactagaagacttacttaaaggagaatggaccaagatctccacCACAG tgAATTCAGTGGATGTTTTactgcctccagagcccaagacTAGAGAACAGTTCTTACAAT attcctgtcagctcacactggacccaaacacagcacagaaatccctctctctgtctgaggggaACAATATACAAACAACATAA
- the LOC115195779 gene encoding tripartite motif-containing protein 16-like isoform X1 — MAQQAVLLDQDQFCCSVCLDLLKEPVTIPCGHSYCRSCIEGCWDQDDLKGIYSCPQCRQTFTPRPDLRKNNMLAEVVEKLKKTGLQAAPPDLCYAGPGDVACDFCTGTRKQKALMSCLVCLVSFCKTHLQPHYSVPGLKKHKLVKASTQLQENICSRHDELLKIYCRTDQNFICCLCMVDDHKGHDTVSAAAERTEKQSQLGMSQQKLQQRIQEREKELKELQQAVESLKHSAQAAVEDSDRIFTELIHSIERRRSELKELIRAQEKAQVSQADGLLEQLEQEIAELRRRNAELEQLSHTEDHIHFLQSYESLSSPSVSSYLPSIVIRPLQYFGGVNKAVSDVREKLEDLLKGEWTKISTTVNSVDVLLPPEPKTREQFLQYSCQLTLDPNTAQKSLSLSEGNRKVTAVNAVNNLHPDHPDRFTDWWQVLCREGLSGRCYWEVECHRGTVFIAVSYKDISRIGLVNDSRFGYNDKSWGLECSSNGYSFRHNNVKTKVSGPQSSRVGVYLDHKACILSFYRISDTMTLLHTVQTTFTKPLYPGIWVWCVNDSAELCKL; from the exons ATGGCTCAGCAGGCAGTtctgctggaccaggaccagttctgttgttctgtctgtctggatctactgaaggagCCAGTCACTATTccctgtggacacagttactgtaggagctgtattgagggctgctgggatcaggatgaTCTGAAGGGGATCTAcagctgtcctcagtgcagacaGACCTTCACTCCAAGGCCTGATCTGAGaaaaaataacatgttggctgaagtggtggagaaactgaagaagacaggactTCAGGCTGCTCCCCCTGATCTGTGctatgctggacctggagatgtggcatgtgatttctgcactgggaccagaaagcagaaagccctcatgtcctgtctggtGTGTCTGGTGTCTTTCTGCAAGACTCACCTCCAGCCTCACTATAGTGTCCCTGGACTaaagaagcacaagctggtcaaagcctCCACACAGCTACAGGAGAACATCTGCTCCCGTCATGACGAACTGCTGAAGAtttactgtcgtaccgatcagAATTTTATCTGTTGTCTGTGTATGGTGGATGAtcataaaggccatgatacagtgtcagctgcagcGGAGAGGACAGAGAAACAG AGtcagctggggatgagtcagcagaagCTCCAGCAGAGAATccaggaaagagagaaggagctgaaggagctccaacaggctgtggagtctcTCAAG CActctgcacaggcagcagtggaggacagtgataggatctttactgagctgatccACTCCATTGAGAGAAGGCGCTCTGAGTTGAAGGAGTTGATCAGAGCCCAGGAGAAGGCTCAAGTGAGTCAAGCTGATGGACTCCTGGAGCAACTGGagcaggagatagctgagctgaggagGAGAAAcgctgagctggagcagctctcacacacagaggatcacatccatttcctccag agttATGAGTCCCTCTCCAGTCCCAGTGTCTCTTCATACTTACCCAGCATTGTTATAcgtcctcttcagtactttggagGTGTGAATAAGGCTGTTTCTGATGTcagagagaaactagaagacttacttaaaggagaatggaccaagatctccacCACAG tgAATTCAGTGGATGTTTTactgcctccagagcccaagacTAGAGAACAGTTCTTACAAT attcctgtcagctcacactggatCCAAACACAGCAcagaaatctctctctctgtctgagggaaACAGGAAGGTGACTGCTGTTAATGCTGTTAACAATCTACatcctgaccatccagacagGTTCACTGATTGGTGGCAGGTCCTttgtagagagggtctgtctggacgctgttactgggaggtggagtgtCATCGTGGGACTGTTTTTATAGCAGTCTCGTATAAAGACATAAGTAGAATAGGGTTGGTTAATGATTCCAGATttggatacaatgacaagtcTTGGGGTTTAGAGTGCTCTAGTAATGGTTATAGTTTCAGACACAATAATGTTAAGACTAAAGTGTcaggccctcagtcctccagagtaggagtgtacctggatcacaaggcaTGTATTCTGTCCTTCTACAGGatctctgacacaatgaccctcctccacacAGTTCAAACCACGTTCACTAAACCCCTCTATCCTGGGATATGGGTTTGGTGCGTAAACGATTCTGCTGAACTGTGTAAACTGTAG